A part of Neodiprion pinetum isolate iyNeoPine1 chromosome 4, iyNeoPine1.2, whole genome shotgun sequence genomic DNA contains:
- the Kat60 gene encoding katanin p60 ATPase-containing subunit A-like 1, with product MSVSISEICENTKLAREMALMGNYDTSGVYYQGVIQQIHRLLTTIGDTTRKGKWQVVQHQIAQEFEKVKATSNTLQLFKIDTHGERLVGGSSCLSTFEEPTRDPTSWTFGELREPSMWPPAPPRDPDVWPPLTPAEQKNARPQKNQKQSIRSNVRKSSIPPGKKQESKTNSKKDDKRPTKKDDSVKDKSDSEKKEVEVEDRKFEPAGNDRDLVDMLERDIVQKNPNIHWDDIADLYEAKRLLEEAVVLPMWMPDFFKGIRRPWKGVLMVGPPGTGKTMLAKAVATECGTTFFNVSSSTLTSKYRGESEKLVRLLFEMARFYAPSTIFIDEIDSLCSRRGSESEHEASRRVKSELLVQMDGVNSNSEDPSKVVMVLAATNFPWDIDEALRRRLEKRIYIPLPNNEGREALLKINLREVKIDPEVNLTDIAKKLEGYSGADITNVCRDASMMSMRRKIAGLRADQIRQLPKEELDLPVSVLDFEEAVEKCNKSVSQEDLEKYEKWMNEFGSS from the exons ATGTCAGTTTCTATAAGTGAGATATGCGAGAACACAAAACTAGCTAGGGAAATGGCTTTGATGGGAAATTATGACACATCCGGTGTATATTACCAAGGTGTCATTCAGCAGATACATAGGCTTCTCACTACGATAGGTGACACGACTCGCAAAGGGAAATGGCAAGTTGTGCAGCATCAAATCGCTCaagagtttgaaaaagttaAAGCAACTTCAAACACCTTACAGCTTTTTAAAATTGATACTCATGGAGAAAGATTAGTCGGAG GATCATCTTGTTTATCGACTTTCGAAGAGCCTACACGGGATCCAACTTCGTGGACTTTCGGTGAACTTCGTGAACCTAGTATGTGGCCACCTGCACCACCAAGAGATCCTGACGTCTGGCCTCCTTTGACTCCTGCAGAACAAAA AAATGCTCGGcctcaaaaaaatcaaaaacaatcAATTCGCTCAAATGTTCGTAAATCCTCGATTCCACCTGggaaaaaacaagaaagcAAAACTAATTCTAAAAAAGACGATAAAAGACCGACCAAAAAAGATGACTCTGTTAAG GATAAAAGTGACtctgagaaaaaagaagttgAAGTGGAAGACCGCAAATTTGAGCCAGCTGGAAATGACAGAGATCTTGTAGACATGCTCG AACGAgatattgtacaaaaaaatccAAACATTCACTGGGACGACATAGCAGATCTTTATGAGGCAAAGCGATTGCTGGAAGAAGCTGTTGTTTTGCCAATGTGGATGCCAGACTTCTTCAAA GGAATACGAAGGCCTTGGAAAGGTGTGCTAATGGTTGGCCCGCCTGGTACAGGAAAAACAATGCTTGCAAAGGCTGTGGCCACAGAATGTGgaacaacatttttcaatgTCTCTTCATCAACGTTAACATCAAAGTACAGAGGAGAGTCAGAGAAATTAGTACGCTTACTTTTTGAAATG GCCAGATTTTACGCTCCTAGTACCATATTCATTGACGAGATAGACTCACTGTGTTCAAGAAGGGGCTCGGAATCTGAACATGAAGCATCTCGTCGTGTAAAGTCTGAACTCCTTGTACAAATGGACGGAGTCAATTCGAACAG TGAAGATCCGAGCAAAGTTGTGATGGTACTTGCTGCTACAAACTTTCCTTGGGATATAGATGAAGCGCTACGACGGCGATTAGAGAAACGCATTTACATACCTCTGCCTAACA ACGAAGGTAGAGAAGCCTTGCTGAAGATAAATCTTCGCGAGGTCAAAATAGACCCAGAAGTAAATTTGACTGACATTGCCAAAAAACTCGAAGGCTATTCAGGCGCAGATATAACCAATGTTTGCAG AGATGCGTCTATGATGTCCATGCGCAGAAAAATTGCTGGTCTAAGGGCAGATCAAATTAGGCAGTTACCTAAAGAAGAGCTCGACCTGCCTGTGTCTGTGCTAGATTTTGAAGAAGCTGTTGAGAAATGCAATAAAAGTGTGTCGCAAGAGGATCTTGAGAAATATGAGAAGTGGATGAATGAATTTGGATCATCTTGA